Proteins from a single region of Syngnathus scovelli strain Florida chromosome 7, RoL_Ssco_1.2, whole genome shotgun sequence:
- the myo7aa gene encoding myosin VIIAa isoform X2 — translation MATTSKRRGSNWPLEGWDPNIRRLSYKYSAVIKGDYVWLDLKTGREFEVPIGAVVKLCDSGQIQVVDDEGNEHWISPQNATNIKPMHPTSIHGVEDMIRLGDLNEAGILRNLLIRYSDKLIYTYTGSILVAINPYQLLPIYTADQIRLYTNKKIGEMPPHIFAIADNCYFNMQRNNRDQCCIISGESGAGKTESTKLILQFLAAISGQHSWIEQQVLEANPILEAFGNAKTIRNDNSSRFGKYIDIHFNKRGAIEGAKIEQYLLEKSRVCRQAQDERNYHIFYCMLKGMAADEKKKLGLSKATDYTYLTIGKCTVCDGRDDMKEYSNIRSAMKVLMFTDKENWEISKLLASILHMGNLRYEARTYDNLDACEVVRSPNLSTASTLLEVDGKDLMNCLTSRTLITRGETVSTPLSMEQALDVRDAFVKGIYGRLFVWIVEKINAAIYKPSSSHSKVVRRSIGLLDIFGFENFTVNSFEQLCINFANENLQQFFVRHVFKLEQEEYNLENINWQHIEFTDNQDALDMIAIKPMNIISLIDEESRFPKGTDSTMLNKLNFQHKVNTNYIPPKNNHETQFGIQHFAGVVYYETRGFLEKNRDTLYGDIIQLVHSSKNKFIKQIFQADVAMGAETRKRSPTLSSQFKKSLELLMRTLSVCQPFFVRCIKPNEYKKPMLFDRDLCVRQLRYSGMMETIRIRRAGYPIRYTFVEFVDRYRVLMPGVKPAYKQEDLRGTCQRIAEVVLGRDDDWQMGKTKIFLKDHHDMLLEIERDKAITDKVILIQKVVRGFKDRSNFLRMRKSTMLIQKTWRGYQCRKNYGAMRAGFSRLQALVRSRKLCASYHVARQRISGFQGRCRGFLVRRAFRHRLWAVITIQAYTRGMIARRLYRRLRGEYRRRLEAEKMRLAEETKLRNQMSAKRAKAEAERKHQERLVQLAKEDAEREKKEKEEARRKKEMVEQMERARLEPVNDSDMVDKMFGFLGSTSSFPGQEGQAPAGFEDLERTHRELEEEDLDEALPLPEDDDEEDLSEYKFAKFAATYFQGTTTHTYARRPLKQPLLFHDDEGDQLAALAVWITVLRFMGDLPEPKYHTAISDGSEKIPVMTKIYETLGKKTYKRELQALQGEVETPQPDSHRKNSIRHKLVSLTLKKKSKITEEVTKRLNDGEHGLHGNSMLEDRPTSNLEKLHFIIGNGILRPALRDEIYCQICKQLSQNPSKSSHARGWILISLCVGCFAPSDKFLKYLRNFINSGPPGYAPYCEERLRRTFVNGTRTQPPSWLELQATKSKKPIMLPVTFMDGTTKTLLTDSATTAKELCNTLSDKISLQDRFGFSLYIALFDKVSSLGSGNDHVMDAVSQCEQYAKEQGAQERNAPWRLFFRKEIFTPWHCASDDTVATNLIYQQTVRGVKFGEYRCDREDLAELAGQQYYVDYGSEVLLERLLSLIPSYIPEREISTSRTVEKWAHFIMAAHKKGIYIQKRFDAQKVKEEVVDFARHKWPLLFSRFYEAFKFSGPSLPKNDLIVAVNWTGVYFVDEQEQVLLELSFPEITAVSSTRGGKLQSQSFTLATIKGEEYTFTSNNAEDIRDLVVTFLEGLRNRSKFVVALQDSPNQNGEPSTFLSFQKGDLILLDQDTGEQVLNSGWAHGVNERTNQRGDFPADSVYVLPTMTRPQQDIVALVTMTPDQRQQSVRVSQLVLPDTEDSIKPYTLEEFSHDYFRPPPKHTLSRVMVTKNRGKDKLWSCTREPLKQPLLKKVIHHEELAQEACMAFIAMMKYMGDYPSKRTRSVNELTDQIFEGTLKAEPLKDEIFCQIIKQLTDNHVKYSEEKGWELLWLCTGLFPPSNVLLPHIQRFLQSKRQHPLSADCMHRLHKALRNGSRKYPPHLVEVEAIQHKTTQIFHKVYFPDDTDEAFEVESSTKAKDFCQNISTRLLLKSPEGFSLFVKISDKVISVPEGDFFFDFVRHLTDWIKKSRPVKDGAVPSLTYQVFFMKKLWTSTVPGKDSFADSIFHYYQELPKYLRGYHKCSRDEVFQLAALIYRVKFEDDKSHFPTIPKMLRELVPQDLIRQMSPDDWKRSIVAFFNKQAGKSREEAKLMFLKIIYKWPTFGSAFFEVKQTTEPNYPEILLIAINKHGVSLIDPKNKDVLITHPFTKISNWSSGNTYFHITIGNLVRGSKLLCETSLGYKMDDLLTSYISQMLTAMNKQRSERTHTK, via the exons GGCGACTATGTGTGGTTGGACCTAAAGACTGGTCGGGAGTTTGAGGTTCCCATcggagcagtggtcaaactctgTGACTCGGGACAGATCCAAGTGGTGGACGATGAAGGAAAT GAGCACTGGATCTCCCCTCAGAATGCCACCAACATCAAGCCCATGCATCCCACCTCCATCCACGGCGTGGAGGACATGATCCGCCTGGGGGACCTGAACGAAGCTGGAATCTTGCGCAATCTGCTCATCAGATACAGCGACAAGCTCATCTAC ACCTACACGGGGTCCATCCTGGTGGCCATCAACCCATATCAGCTGCTCCCCATCTACACGGCGGACCAGATCCGCCTGTACACCAACAAGAAGATCGGCGAGATGCCTCCTCACATTTTTGCCATCGCCGACAACTGTTACTTCAATATGCAGAGGAACAACCGTGACCAGTGTTGCATCATCAG CGGGGAATCCGGAGCTGGAAAAACTGAAAGCACCAAGCTGATTCTACAGTTCCTGGCAGCCATTAGCGGTCAACACTCATGGATTGAGCAGCAGGTCCTGGAAGCCAATCCCATTCTGGAGG CCTTCGGAAACGCAAAGACCATTCGCAACGACAACTCGTCACGCTTCGGTAAATACATCGACATCCACTTCAACAAGAGAGGAGCCATCGAAGGAGCCAAGATCGAACAATACCTGCTGGAGAAGTCACGGGTCTGCCGGCAG GCTCAGGATGAAAGGAACTACCACATCTTCTACTGCATGTTGAAGGGCATGGCGGCGGATGAGAAGAAGAAGCTGGGCCTCAGCAAGGCCACCGACTACACCTACCTCACCATA GGAAAGTGCACCGTATGCGACGGCCGCGACGACATGAAGGAATACTCCAACATACGTTCGGCGATGAAG GTTCTGATGTTCACAGACAAAGAGAACTGGGAGATCTCCAAACTGTTGGCGTCCATCTTACATATGGGCAACCTGCGCTATGAAG CACGAACGTACGACAACTTGGACGCCTGCGAGGTTGTACGTAGCCCGAATCTCTCCACCGCGTCAACCTTGCTGGAG gTGGACGGCAAGGACCTGATGAACTGCCTGACGAGCAGGACGCTGATCACCAGAGGAGAAACCGTTTCCACGCCGCTCAGCATGGAACAAGCGCTGGACGTGCGAGACGCCTTCGTCAAG ggtatTTACGGTCGTCTGTTCGTGTGGATCGTGGAGAAGATCAACGCCGCCATCTACAAGCCTTCGTCCTCACACAGCAAAGTCGTCAGACGCTCCATCGGACTGCTGGACATCTTTGGCTTTGAGAACTTCACCGTCAACAG TTTCGAGCAGCTTTGCATCAACTTCGCCAACGAGAACCTGCAGCAGTTCTTCGTGCGTCACGTGTTCAAACTGGAGCAAGAGGAGTATAACCTGGAGAACATCAACTGGCAGCATATCGAGTTCACCGACAACCAGGACGCCCTCGACATGATCGCCATCAAGCCCATGAACATCATCTCACTCATCGACGAGGAGAGCCGATTCCCCAAG ggtACAGACAGCACCATGTTGAACAAACTCAACTTCCAGCACAAAGTGAACACCAACTACATCCCACCCAAGAACAACCACGAGACTCAGTTTGGCATCCAGCACTTTGCCGGGGTGGTCTACTACGAAACCAGAG gcTTCCTGGAGAAAAACCGAGACACGTTATACGGCGATATCATCCAGCTGGTTCACTCGTCCAAGAACAAGTTCATCAAGCAGATTTTCCAAGCtgatgttgccatg ggGGCCGAAACCAGGAAGCGTTCTCCCACTCTCAGCAGTCAGTTCAAAAAATCTCTGGAGTTGCTGATGAGAACGTTGAGTGTGTGTCAGCCGTTTTTCGTCCGCTGCATCAAACCCAACGAGTACAAGAAGCCCATG CTGTTTGATCGGGATTTGTGCGTGCGCCAGTTGAGGTACTCAGGGATGATGGAGACCATCCGCATCCGCCGCGCAGGCTATCCCATCCGCTACacctttgtggagtttgtggACCGCTACCGTGTTCTCATGCCTGGAGTCAAGCCGGCCTACAAGCAG GAGGATCTGAGAGGAACCTGCCAGAGGATCGCTGAGGTTGTGCTCGGTCGAGACGACGACTGGCAGATGGGAAAGACCAAGATCTTCCTCAAG GACCATCATGACATGCTGCTGGAGATCGAGAGAGACAAGGCCATCACTGACAAGgtcatcctgatccagaaggtggTGCGAGGTTTCAAGGACAG ATCAAACTTCTTAAGGATGAGGAAGTCGACTATGCTGATCCAGAAGACTTGGCGAGGATATCAGTGCAGAAAGAACTATGGAGCT ATGCGGGCCGGCTTCTCTCGCCTCCAGGCTTTGGTGCGCTCTAGGAAGTTGTGTGCGTCGTACCATGTGGCTCGCCAGCGCATCAGCGGGTTCCAGGGTCGATGCCGAGGCTTCCTGGTCCGCCGGGCCTTCAGACATCGACTGTGGGCCGTCATCACCATCCAGGCGTACACTCGAGGGATGATTGCACGGAGACTCTACCGGAGGCTCAGAGGCGAG TACCGAAGACGCCTGGAGGCTGAGAAGATGCGTTTGGCTGAGGAGACCAAGCTGAGAAACCAGATGTCTGCCAAAAGAGCCAAGGCGGAAGCGGAACGCAAACATCAG GAGCGTCTGGTCCAGCTGGCCAAAGAGGATGCCGAGCGTGAGAAGAAGGAAAAGGAGGAAGCAAGAAGGAAGAAGGAGATGGTGGAACAGATGGAGCGAGCCCGTTTGGAGCCTGTCAACGACTCGGACATGGTGGACAAGATGTTCGGCTTCCTGGGGAGCACCAGTTCCTTTCCTGGCCAGGAGGGACAAGCTCCTGCTGGATTTGAG GACTTGGAGCGAACCCACCGGGAGCTAGAGGAGGAGGACTTGGACGAGGCTCTTCCCCTGCCggaggacgacgacgaggagGATCTATCGGAGTACAAGTTTGCCAAGTTTGCCGCCACCTACTTCCAGGGAACCACCACGCATACGTACGCCCGCCGACCACTCAAGCAGCCTCTGCTTTTTCACGACGATGAAGGAGACCAGCTG GCGGCTCTGGCCGTGTGGATCACGGTGCTGAGGTTCATGGGGGACCTGCCTGAGCCCAAGTACCACACGGCCATCAGTGACGGGAGTGAGAAGATTCCGGTCATGACCAAGATCTACGAGACCCTCGGGAAGAAGACATACAAGAGGGAGCTGCAGGCTCttcagggagaggtagag ACTCCTCAACCCGACAGTCATCGCAAGAACAGCATTCGACACAAGCTAGTGTCGCTTACCCTGAAGAAGAAATCCAAGATCACAGAAGAG GTAACGAAGCGACTCAACGATGGCGAGCatggtctccatggcaacagcaTGCTGGAGGACCGCCCGACGTCAAACCTGGAGAAACTTCACTTCATCATCGGTAACGGAATCCTGAGGCCAGCGCTGAG GGATGAGATCTACTGCCAGATCTGCAAACAGCTAAGTCAGAATCCATCCAAGAGCTCACACGCTCGAGGTTGGATCCTCATCAGTTTGTGCGTCGGCTGCTTCGCGCCATCCGACAAGTTCCTCAAG TACCTAAGGAACTTCATTAACAGCGGACCACCAGGTTACGCTCCATACTGTGAAGAACGACTGAGAAGAACTTTCGTCAATGGAACCAGAACGCAACCTCCATCCTGGCTGGAGCTACAG GCAACCAAGTCCAAGAAACCCATCATGCTACCGGTGACGTTCATGGACGGAACCACCAAAACGCTGCTGACGGACTCGGCGACCACTGCCAAGGAGCTCTGCAACACATTGTCCGACAAGATCAGCCTTCAAGATCGATTTGGCTTCTCACTCTACATTGCGCTCTTTGATAAG GTGTCGTCTTTGGGCAGCGGGAACGACCACGTGATGGATGCCGTGTCACAGTGTGAGCAGTACGCCAAAGAACAAGGAGCCCAGGAGAGGAACGCACCCTGGAGGCTGTTCTTCAGGAAGGAGATCTTCACACCGTGGCACTGCGCCTCCGACGACACGGTCGCCACCAACCTCATCTACCAGCAAACGGTCCGGGGCGTCAAATTTGGAGAGTACCGTTGCGACCGG GAGGACCTAGCAGAACTTGCGGGCCAGCAGTACTACGTGGACTACGGCTCAGAGGTCCTGCTGGAACGCCTGCTGAGTCTCATCCCGTCCTACATCCCTGAAAGAGAGATCAGCACGTCCAGGACGGTGGAGAAGTGGGCTCACTTCATCATGGCGGCACACAAAAAG GGCATCTACATACAGAAGAGGTTTGATGCCCAGAAGGTGAAAGAGGAAGTGGTGGACTTTGCACGCCACAAGTGGCCTCTGCTCTTCTCTCGGTTCTATGAAGCCTTCAAGTTTTCTG GTCCAAGTCTACCCAAAAACGACCTCATCGTCGCTGTCAACTGGACCGGCGTTTACTTTGTTGATGAGCAGGAGCAGGTCTTGCTAGAACTGTCCTTCCCAGAAATCACTGCGGTGTCCAGCACCAG GGGCGGGAAGTTGCAAAGTCAGAGCTTCACGTTGGCGACCATCAAAGGAGAAGAGTATACCTTCACCTCCAACAATGCCGAGGACATCCGCGACCTGGTAGTGACCTTCCTGGAAGGCCTGAGGAACAGGTCCAAGTTTGTCGTGGCACTACAGGACAGTCCCAACCAGA ATGGGGAACCATCTACGTTCTTGAGTTTCCAGAAAGGAGACCTGATCTTGCTAGACCAGGACACCGGTGAGCAGGTTCTTAATTCAGGTTGGGCACATGGCGTCAATGAGAGGACCAATCAGAGAGGAGACTTTCCAGCCGACTCGGTCTACGTCCTGCCCACCATGACGCGACCGCAGCAAGACATTGTG GCCCTGGTTACCATGACGCCAGATCAGAGGCAGCAGTCAGTAAGGGTTTCACAACTTGTCCTGCCGGACACTGAAGACTCCATCAAACCTTACACACTGGAGGAGTTCTCCCATGACTACTTTAG GCCTCCCCCAAAACACACTCTGAGCAGGGTGATGGTCACCAAGAATCGAGGTAAGGACAAATTGTGGAGCTGCACCAGGGAGCCTCTCAAACAGCCACTACTAAAGAAGGTGATCCACCACGAGGAGCTCGCTCAGGAGGCCTGCATGGCCTTCATTG CTATGATGAAGTACATGGGCGACTACCCATCCAAACGCACTCGGTCAGTTAACGAGTTGACGGACCAGATCTTCGAAGGCACGTTGAAGGCAGAACCCCTGAAAGACGAGATTTTCTGTCAGATCATCAAGCAGTTAACGGACAACCATGTCAA GTACAGCGAGGAGAAAGGCTGGGAGCTTCTGTGGCTGTGTACCGGCCTCTTTCCTCCAAGCAACGTTCTGCTGCCGCACATCCAGCGCTTCCTACAGTCAAAGAGACAACACCCGCTCTCAGCCGACTGCATGCACAGGCTGCATAAAGCTTTACG AAACGGATCCAGGAAGTACCCACCCCATCTGGTGGAAGTGGAAGCCATCCAGCACAAGACTACGCAGATATTCCACAAGGTTTACTTCCCGGACGATACGGACGAG GCTTTCGAGGTGGAGTCCAGCACCAAAGCCAAGGACTTTTGTCAGAACATCTCCACCAGACTGCTGCTTAAATCCCCAGAAGGCTTCAGTCTCTTTGTCAAAATCTCAGACAAg GTGATAAGTGTTCCAGAAGGAGACTTCTTCTTTGACTTTGTCCGACATTTGACGGATTGGATCAAGAAATCGCGGCCGGTGAAAGACG GAGCTGTTCCTTCTCTGACCTATCAGGTATTCTTCATGAAGAAGTTATGGACCAGCACTGTCCCAGGGAAGGACTCCTTCGCCGATTCCATCTTCCACTACTACCAG GAGCTGCCCAAATACCTGCGTGGCTACCACAAGTGTTCACGAGATGAAGTCTTCCAGCTGGCGGCGCTCATCTACCGCGTCAAGTTCGAGGACGACAAGTCCCACTTTCCGACCATTCCCAAGATGCTGCGTGAGCTGGTCCCTCAGGATCTCATCCGCCAAATGTCCCCAGATGATTGGAAGAGG tctATAGTGGCCTTCTTCAACAAGCAAGCCGGTAAATCCAGAGAAGAAGCCAAGTTGATGTTTCTTAAAATCATTTACAAATGGCCGACATTTGGCTCCGCCTTCTTTGAAGTTAAG CAAACCACAGAGCCCAACTACCCGGAGATCCTCCTGATCGCCATCAACAAACATGGAGTCAGTCTCATCGATCCAAAGAACAAG GACGTTCTGATCACTCATCCCTTCACCAAGATCTCCAACTGGAGCAGCGGGAACACGTACTTCCACATCACCATCGGAAACCTCGTCAGGGGAAGCAAACTTCTCTGCGAGACTTCCCTG GGCTACAAGATGGATGACCTGCTGACGTCATACATCAGCCAGATGTTGACCGCCATGAACAAGCAGCGGTCTGAGCGCACTCACACCAAGTGA